The following is a genomic window from Bacteroidales bacterium.
TATTAACTGGAGTCTGGTTTCTATCCAATAAAATACCAGATAGAAACGAAGATAGAGAATTGTTCTTTGACTTATTTTATGGGATGGTTATGTATTATGCCTTAATGGGAAATCACCATGCAGTAAAAGTAGATGACAGTCATTTAATGAAGCGGGTTATATCCGTGAAAAGTAAAAACAGGCTTTTGATCTGCTGAACCAATGGGTCGAACTATATTCAATCATTTGAAAGGGTTGGAACAGGAATGAGATCGATACAAAGCGATTTGACGCGGGAACCCATAGCTCCCATGATTTTGAAACTCACCTGGCCAATGGTTTTGGGTCTTTTAGGGATGGTGGTGTTTAATTTAACCGACATATATTTCATTGGTAAATTGGGTGTAGATGAATTGGCTGCAATGGGATTTACGTTTCCGGTGGTAATGTTTGTAAATGCACTGGCCTCAGGTATTGGTCTTGGTACCTCTTCACTGATGTCCCGGTCTATTGGGAGCGAGATACGAATAGTTCTTAGAGAATATGCCACTGAAGCTCTGTTGCTGGGAGTTTTGTTTGTGGGAATCGTGGTGGTGATCGGACAATTAACCATTAATCCCTTATTCAGTTTAATGGGAGCTTCCGATAAAGTGCTTTCCCTTATTAAAGATTACATGAGTGTGTGGTACTGGGGTATGCTTGTGTTGGTGGTTCCCATAGTGGGGAATAACGTCATCCGGGCTACCGGGGATACTTTTACACCCGGAATGATTATGACCTTTTCAGCAGTATTGAACATCATAGTTGATCCTTTGCTGATTTTTGGGTATGGACCTTTTCCCTTTCTTTCTATTAAGGGTGCGGCCATTGCAACTGTAATATCAAGGGGAACAGGCATGATTCTGATAATCTGTGTTCTGATCAAAAGAGAGAAGTTGCTAACTGTTTTTCTGCCTGTTTTGAAGGAAGTGATACGGATATGGAAAAAAATTTTTTATATAGCAGTTCCCGCTTCAGCTTGTATACTGATTCCACCGTTTTCTATGGGCATTGTTACCCGCATTATTTCAAAGTTTGGAAATGAGGCAGTGGCAGCCTTCGGTATTGTATCCCGTTTGGAGTTGTTTTTTCTGATTCTTGTAAATGCATTGGGTTCGGTAATGATCATTTATGCAGGTCAGAATTGGGGTAAAGGAAAAGTAAAACGTTTATTACGAGGTTTTAATATTGTTGTGCTTTTTGCTTTGGTTTGGGGATTGTTGCTGTTTTTTATGGTTCAAATGTGGGCTAAACCCTTTGCATCGATTTTTAGTGAAAGTATTGATGTGATTAACATTACAACTAAATATTTACTGATTATAACATTCAGTTATGGGTTTCAGGGTATTCTTATACTCGGAGAGAATGTTTTTATCGGAGTCAACAACCCATTACCTGCTGCAGGGTTAACATTCCTGAGAGTGTTTGGCCTTTATGTGCCATTGGCTTGGCTGGCTTCCTTATACCTGGGTCTGACAGGTGTATTCTGGTCGGCATTCCTGACCAATATTTTAATAGGAATTTTGACCTATATTTGGTTGGTGCGTTATCTAAAAATGAAAGAGAAATCACCAATGGAATAAGCTAATTATTTGGATATCCCATAAGCAATATAAAGTTTTAAAAAAATATTATAGAACTGTAAAATTTTCTCAATATGAATTCACGAGAAAGAGTATTAAAAGCACTGAATCATGAAAAGCCGGACAGGGTGCCTTATGACATGGGAAGCACCCAGTTAACTGGTATATCGGTTGTTGCCTACCGAAATTTAAGGGAACATTTGGGTCTGCTAAAGGAGGAAATAGAGCTTTCTGATTCCATTCAGCAATTGGCTATGCCTTCTGAG
Proteins encoded in this region:
- a CDS encoding MATE family efflux transporter — its product is MRSIQSDLTREPIAPMILKLTWPMVLGLLGMVVFNLTDIYFIGKLGVDELAAMGFTFPVVMFVNALASGIGLGTSSLMSRSIGSEIRIVLREYATEALLLGVLFVGIVVVIGQLTINPLFSLMGASDKVLSLIKDYMSVWYWGMLVLVVPIVGNNVIRATGDTFTPGMIMTFSAVLNIIVDPLLIFGYGPFPFLSIKGAAIATVISRGTGMILIICVLIKREKLLTVFLPVLKEVIRIWKKIFYIAVPASACILIPPFSMGIVTRIISKFGNEAVAAFGIVSRLELFFLILVNALGSVMIIYAGQNWGKGKVKRLLRGFNIVVLFALVWGLLLFFMVQMWAKPFASIFSESIDVINITTKYLLIITFSYGFQGILILGENVFIGVNNPLPAAGLTFLRVFGLYVPLAWLASLYLGLTGVFWSAFLTNILIGILTYIWLVRYLKMKEKSPME